The Labrus bergylta chromosome 14, fLabBer1.1, whole genome shotgun sequence region AGAGGTGAATGCAAGTGGGAAGACATTCACGGTACGGAGCTCTCTGCAGCTGCACGTGGACAGAAATGATGATGGAGTGGCCTACACCTGCAAAGTGGACCATgtggctctcacacagacaccgCAGCAGGCCACTGAAGTACTGGAGGTCCACTGtgagtgtcacacacacacacacacacacacacacaaagaaatgcaCACTCTCAGACATGTACACGTGGATTTTACACGTGGACATGAGGGGGAAGGATGTATACATATAGGAAGTTCCTGTATGAGCTTTTTAAAGTATGGCTTCAGAATCAACATATCAGCTAATCAGCTTAATAAGACCTTTATTCTATTCTAGAGTCTCCATTACTCCATATTTGACAGTTTTTTAATACACTGAGACTTGAATTATATCTCAAAAAACACCAAGGATCTCTCTGACGTACAGTATGACTCTGATCTAAAAAAGCACAAACGGATGTATTTAAGCATGAAGCTAAAGGAGTCTAGCAAAAACTCCTCGACTAAGTGCTGAAACTGCTCAGTTTGTTTTAAGGTCTTTCATGACCATGACTTGTCAACAAaccatttaaaaagtgttttttgtgtgtaatcTGATGTCTAGATGTATTCCTATCCAAAAGGCAGGTCAAATTAAATCTTTCATGAGTCAAGGAAGTGTtcctttctttacattttctaaaatataAATAGGTCAAGGAACATTCAATATGATGAACACATTCATGTCTTGTGTCTATTGAACAATTTGATTGTGAATACTGGCTCAAGGTCCTCATGGGATTCTACTCATGTAAACGTATTCAGTATGAAGTACTCCATGTCCTTTTATCTGTCCTAGATGCTCCTCGTGTGGAGATCGTCAACTCTCTTGCTGTCCCTCAGGAGGGTCAGTACTTAAAGCTGGAGTGTGTCTCCAAAGGAAACCCTTCGTAAGTCACTCTAATTCTCTATCAGTACATGtcagcctattttttttttttataacgcTTCAGACAGAAGCATGTTGTATAACTTGTTTCTCTTTCAAATCCTTTGTCCTGCCAGGCCGGATCCTGTGAAGTGGACAAAGGACGGGGCTGAACTTCCTGACCTGGACAGGATGATTGTAGAGGGGAGGGAGCTCACCTTTACTTCACTCAACAAGACAGACAATGGCACCTACCGCTGTGAAGCCGGCAACCACCTAGGGACCAGCAGTGCTGAATATGTACTCTACGTCTATGGTGAGTTCAGAGGACAGGCTGATGTAAAGTTAATTACATGTTTCATGTGTCTTGTGATAATGGCTAAAGATAAGGGCAGCACGCTGAGTGgaaaatatatactgtacatcttTTAGGCTTGATTTTGAATTTCTCAAAAAGAGGTTGTATCTCCGAAAGTCACAGTATacaactcaaattaaatgtgctaccctgaaaaaacaaaaaagctacTGGCTGGATATTTCAACACAGACCAGTATGTTAATCTGAATTTAGGTACCGCCTCTGCCCGGGCAGTAATACTATTAGAGATTAAGTTAATGGGTTGACAACTGGATTGGCCAATCATATGGAGGGGGGCCAATGCAAGCCCATGCCAAACCCTGGACAAGCACCTGAATAGAGGACCTGTAGCAGGAAAACTAAGCTGTAATACGATGTCTCAAATAATgctacacaaatacacagagtatTATTCTTCATTCCTCAGCCCAAACAAGGATTACAATACCTCCAGATCTGCATAGTGCATCAATGCTTAGAGTGATTAGTGGTAGCGTCTATCACAGAGAGAATAAGAGCCTCAGGTGACACAAATGCCACCAACGCCTTTCCTTAAATAAACCTGCGTCCCAGTTcctacacacatgaacacaaacgcacacacaagcacactgcAGAGAAGAAATGTGTGAGGGAGGCAGAATTTAGTGCTGCGTTGTCAGGAGTATCACCAGGAAGGATAAGTAATTCCTAGCAACGCCAGAGGAGGTGGAGCATAAAGGGACTCAGTGTGAAGGAAAACAGATAGTGTCTCCAATGTCATTTGTCTTTTGGCATTAAGTAAtagagctttaaaaaatgagCAGTGACACGTCTCCTTCCCCCTCTATTCTAGGAACTAAGTTAGCATGTGATGAGGGATGAAAAGGaaggtagttttttttttggctggaGAGGCCATACGACTGAAGGCAAAGGAAAATTCCCCTAAGTGGATCAATAGAATATGACATTATTATTACTACATGCACCTGAGGGGTCCCGTTTTAAACAGCGGTTGAAAAACATTAGAGAATAAAGCTCTCAGGTGCCGATGGCTTTGGTTTAGCAGAGCTGGAGTGATTTCTAGTATGTTCTTGACTGTCCTTGGTGGGTCTACAGTAATAACCAGATGTGGAGCTGATGAAGGATGCGACCAAGGTTACTATCAATAGTTCATGAAGTGCTTTCTGCTTATCGAAGTCCAGGCCAGCACATGGAAAACTCTAGAGTGAAGGACATGCTACGAATGCTATCGGAGGAAATGCATTTACCATTAGTGGAAGGAAAGCCTACAGGAAGtaatatttgattatttaatgAGATATGGGTGCCTTGCTCACATCTAGACACTCCAGATAAAACACTTGCTTTTAGTTTTACCTGGTCTACACCGTAGAGCACTCTgtatcttgtttttgaaaagggTTACATAAATAGAGCTATTTTTATTGTTATCATCACCTCGCTTAACTTTCCCCCGATGCTGCAGTGTGTGCACCAAAAATTCCTTCAAATGCCAGCTGAATGTTCCCACAAGAATAACCAATGATCTAAATGAGGGTGATGTTATTAAACTGACAAATTCTTTGCCACAAAATGGCAATTGGGTATTTGAGGGTCAAAGAACCCCATCCAGATTCATTACTTGTTCTTTTGAAATGGCACTCAGTCTGTTCCCACCCTTCATTAGTGATTAGCACACCTTTTACCTTTATACAATTGCGGCCGTAAAATACCTTTTAAATGGCTCTCCACAGACGGCGAGACattttcccctctcctctttcctgaAGACATGTACTTAGCTGCTTAGTAATTCACGCAGAGGCTGAAATGTCACCAAGACGACCGGCCCTGAGAAGGAGTACCACGGCCAATTAAAAGCCTCTAGCTCACTGTAAAAACCAGCGTGACTGAACATTACAGCGGAGGTGGTTGTGTAACCTCATTAACTTTGTCACACAATGTTTCATTCCCATTTTTCTGTGCCTCTAACATGTGACAGTCAGAAACGTAGCCTTTCAGAAGTTTAGGACAGACCTAGCTAACATGAATAATTAGAACACATAATTTGTcctaattctttttttttgatccaacttttttttcacaattttttggggggttaaAAGGTTCCTATTGTGCAAGAACTCTTTGCAGACATCGACCAGTAATAACTGAGGTTAACCATCTTCTCTTACTACAATAATGATTCTCACATTCAGAAGCAGAACATCTTAAATCATAATGTTAAGGGAAATACAGAGCAATAAGACTCTTGTTTCAATGTAAGGAAGTCCACTTTTTCACTCTTACAATTTTAACACATAAAAGAACAAATTTACTTTGCTCAAGATATAGCTGCTGGCTACTCTCACCCATGTGAAAAATAGTCAACATCTAATTCTTTATTTTCCCTAATGAACTTATTATTGAAATGGAGCTCTATTGTTCTTAGGAATCAATGCTTAAGGGTTTAATACAGAAGATGTGTTACAAATTTAGCTTAGTAAAAATTGTGTCTCTTCCCATGATTCCTCTGAAAAATGACCCAAAGAGAATCAGTTAAGTCAGTCATATGCGAGACCATAACTACGCAGCTACacaattaaaaatgatgaacaCCAATTAGAGTTGATGATTTCAAAgtaaattaattcaaacatttactttacaataaaaaaaaaaactgaatatgtATGAGTTAGGAGTGTCCATTGACGGCTAGTCCCATTTTTCATACAAAACCAAAGTTGTCCAGCATTTTCAGGGCTCAGCCTCCTTAGCCCAAAAATTCCCTCACCATCAGCTTTCTTCAAGATTTATTTGTGGTCTTCTtacctttattggataggacagcagacagagtaggaaaccaggtgagagagtgggggatcaaatgcaggaaaggagaaaCAGGCCAGTTTTTGTCCAAGTGTTCACTGTTGAAAATAGTTAAGACTTCTGAAACACTGCCGCACCCGTCAATGTCACCTCTCATTCACcaacaaatcaaaataaaaaggttaaaggAGCGTGACTTCTGATAAcaactttgtcaacaacaatggcggtgGAGAAACTCATCTGGAAGTTCTTTTTCAGGGTACAGTTTACAGGTCTGGACAGGATTCCATTAccttgttttatgtttaataaaataataataaatattaagaaCATGGAGATATTTTAAACAAACCTAATGGACACTACTGAGGGAAGCAGAAGACAACTTTTGTACCCTAGCAACAATAATTGCCGATGAGAAGCACTCTGAAACTGAGGTTGTGGGTGCTGCCAGCACAAAAAGCACCATTAGTGGACAAAGGTCCTTATCctttaaattataattattGCACTAGTGACCCAGAAAAAGGTTTAGCAGTGCTTGAATTAATGCATATTACACAATAtgcattattttgcattaaCAGCAATTCATAATTTCATTGTAGAACACCATTGACAATTTTGTGTTAATGGTTTCATCCATGTCataatattcctttttttcttttaacatcactttatcatgttttgaccattgtgttgttgtatttttttgtgcatatgtgtctgtttgtctgtcccTTCCACCAGACGTCCCCACAACCCTACCTCCATCCACCACTCCCCACTTACATCCCATCCCTCCAGAACCTACCGCTCTATTAGGCACCCACGACTCAGACCCCACAGTCACTGGCAACAGAGGTACAGTACCAACCCACACATCTCCACAGCCCCCTCAGCAGGCTACTGTATATTCCCTCTTACTTCCCTCTGTCCTATTACTTCCCTCTCAGCTATTTCACTGTCTCAAGCTTCAGGATTCGTGTCTCTTGTTCCTCTGACAAAATTCTTCATTTTTTCTGATACTTTCCTTGATCTATCTTTTAATTTCTTCCTACTCTTTCAGGACTCTAAACATAAACTGTTTTCACTTTCCAATGGACTATGCCATTATATTTCCATGAAGGACGTAACTCAGATTTCCAGAGCCTCTAAGACAATCTTGGTTATTTTATTCAAAACGAGCCTTGCTGTTCAAATACTCCGTCCACTGTACCCTTGGCATTTCAAAGACTTCAGTACTTCTGTGCCTTGAAACCTCAAAGAAGCAAATGTCATGTCCAACTGAAAATGTCTGGCCACTGGAGACGTACCATCATGACTCCTAATGCTGCATGAAATCTTAGAGAATTCTGACTTGAAAAGCTCCTTTTTAGAGGGTTAACATAGCATTTTTGGTGTTCTTAGAGGACCTATTTCTGAGGAGTATGACTACCGTTGATATAATCCTTTATAGCATTATGATATTAAATATGAATACTGTGTCATCTACcgtttgataaaataaaagttatggAGGCATAAAATGCTTAGATTTTCTCACATTTCCACAGAGGCTTACAGCATGAGAAGAACTACAGCCAAGAATTTCTATTTTATAATCAGTCTCATTTGGGCGTCCAAGGCTAATGCCAGCCACTCAATGCTATTTGTCTGGGTACTACCTGCCTAACAGTAATGTTAATTTtccctgcaaaaaaaatgacattttgacatgcCATTCCTCAGGGTTGGTATTTTAACATTTGGGCCATTCCTTCAGGTAGTTGTACCCAGAAGGTCACTGGTGCCTGTCATGGCAGCAACCCAAGAACCTACTGTTTGTCCCAagaaagatgttctcaaaaggGTAGAGGTACTGCTGACTTTAATGAGGGTATTGCTGGGTGATAAAATGAACACTCTGAGGAATTTGTGAATCCTGCCAACACAGTAGAGGCAGAAGACTTAAATGAAAGAGAAGCCTTGCCCTTACTTCTGTTGTAGATCATTTTTGGTGTCACCACACCAGataccaggccaatttccagacttggtccacacCAGGACTTTACAGGCAATCAtaagttcccaacccaagtccctactgACTGAGCCACTGTTGCCCCAATGTGCTATTTCCAACTTTTTATGAGGGTATTGATAAGATACCCAGTAGAACTTGCGCCAGTGTCCTGAACAGAAGACTCTACAAAACTTAAATTAACCAAGAGGACCAATGCagcttttattgttttcttaccTTAAAAAGGAAGAGTTCTTAGAATAACAAACATCCAGCCATGCatggacatttttgtgtttgaaaagtctAAGAGCAGTCAGCGTCTAATTCTGTTTGGGTGTTACCATGAGTGGGTATGTCATCGTTTTTAGTAATCCAGTCTTTTATAGTTGAATTGAAAGTTGTCACTGTTGTCTTTACTATTTTTAGCACACTATCAATGTGAACTTGTTTGTGCAAATGTTTGTCACCAGTTCTTTTTGAATAATTGCAGTGTCAGGTTTGGTAACCAATTCTATAGATCTGTTGTTCTAAGTAAAACATTGCATTCCATTTACTGATCTGATTTCCTCAAACTATCCTCAATGGTCACCATTTCCATCTCCTTAATTGGCAGATTTGATCATCATTTGTGGAGTCTATGTTGCATCAAAAGGAATGCATTTAGCTTCTTAGAGGAATCCTTCCTAAGACAAGTGTTCCAAGATGTCCAACTGAGCTGGCTCCATATTTAAAGAAGCCTGCTGAGTTGTGTTAGGAATCTGACCAAGATGCCTACTGGTAGCCTCTCTATGGAGGCTCTTTGGCACATCAACACGCTAGAGGGATGCCATACCCCACCTGACTTTTTAGAGCCATAGGATCATTAAGAAGGAAACAACTTGGGGAAAGGATCTTTTAGCTTCACTTTGACCCAGATAAGGGAAAGTAAAACAGATAGATTTAATGCATTTCACCTGAAAAGGGGGCCCACCTAGCCTATATGTATCCAAAGGATATCtgtaaaatgtacttttttaaagccttgaaGAGGGATGCAAACATTCCACACAAAGACTTGATTagttagcaaaaaaaaagttaaaatcgATTTAGCCAAAACTACCATTCTTTAGTTGGGTTGAAGTTTCTCTAGTGATACCCCCTTCTGGCATGCTGACACTTAAACAATATTGCCGACATAACTCAATGTCTGCTACAGTAAAGCGATATGTCAATCAAAGTTTTTGAGTGGCATGCCAATTTAAAACTATTGTGCTGTGATATGCTGTATATGCAAAATAGTTTTTCTCACTCATATATCATTGTTATCATAGTTTCTCAAAGTTGTAATACGTATATAAATTAAACCTTTTCAAGACAACAGTTTCTTGTATATTTTTTACTCAAGTTAGACTCATTAAAACTGtccagtcattaaaaaaaactagacAAAAAGTGATTTTAATATGAAAGATTCAAGTCTCTTCTCTTTATTCTCTTCTCTTTATCCTAAAATCTTTGAATAATCCCTCcaattttcagcagattttttccttttttttccatttgtgtcTATTCAGTTGGTATACACAGCTTACactctgtctctgctttttatttcctctctccaTTCCCCTCAGCTTCATGCTGCTTCACAATCCCATTCATTCAGAATAATGTCCTCTCATCACAGCTACTTTCTCGAAATTACCATCTTTtaagtccttcaggagtcttgACTTTCCTTCTACCTCTCCTCTGCTGCCGTCAAAGCTTTTGTTTCAATTTCCCGTCACCCGCTCGTTCTCTTCTCCCCTCACATCCCTCTGAAGACCCTTTTAGATAACGGGCTTCCACACGTTGTTGCATATTCCTCATCAGTGTGTCTCAATTCTTCTctgatgtctgtttgtgtaGTGTAGAGACACAAGAGGAGCGAGGCCTCTCGGTGTATCTTCATGGAATCTAAATATCAGACTCCTTCACTGCGTCCCCAGTCACAGGATACTACACTATCTGCTTTCATGTGTCTGCTTGATTTATTACCAGGTCTTTTCACAGACTGTGGATAAAAGCAAACAACTGTGGAGCTGAACCAGCCCTATGATGTTTCGCCTTTTTAATAAAGTCGTCTTTATGTATAGTATTATACAACGTTAATAATGGCAAATAATTATAATAGAGCAATGATTTTAGAGAATGCTTTTATACATCTGTGTGGAAATTAATGTGTTGATGCCATTAAAATAACGCTTTTGAATAAATTTTGATATAACAAAAATGCCttaattgttgttatttttgacaTCAGTGCATAAAGTCATTTAAGCGATTAGTAAATCAAGAAAATCACATGTTTGTATATAAGTGGCATTTGATATCAATTATTTGTTAGTTTATTCTGTGATACGATATGAAACGATGCGATATGATGGGTCTACTTTGACTTTTAGAGTAAGTCGTATGGTATAATTTGAGGCGACACTTGCAAGCTAGTTCAGGCAGTCAACcggagctgcactgatttcacacttgacatgcCTGATTCTCatcaatcacctgacaacacctccttccaattagTGGTCTATTTAAGCAGCAAGATCCCCGGGCTCTTTCATTGCCAACCCTGACCTGTACCAGTACTGCCACTACTACTCATGCTCAGgccaccaccaccccagcatccatCTGTAAGCTCCGACTGGAGGGTTCCAGATATCGTCCCATCACCATCACCCCACCACACCAAGCACAAACTACGTTCTGCTGCAGTAAATATTTTATACGATACAAACGTGAGTTGTCTGACTAAAATAACCTTACAATTAGTTTGGGAAGAAACCCAGGTGTATCATTATAACATAATCTTTATTTCTCATTGTAAAATGGTTAATGATGACTCCAGCCATATTAAGCCCCATACTGGACATCAGAAATTGTTAGTGCACTACTGGTAATCTTAAAACAGCTGTAAAATGTTCtttctgaaacatgttttagTTGAACGTTTTGTTCCAGATAGGTGTGgtatttttgtgatttttagaTGCGACAAACTAGACTTTAATTCACCCACAAGAAATCTTCCCTCACGGTCCAAGAGTGAAAGAGAAACAGCATTTGCATGACCGGTGTAAATTGGCCAcagagttggaaaaaaaacccagcaccCATCTTTCTCTATGCACATAGCAATAAGCTGCTCTCATCTCTTACTTTATGTTGTCTTTTGCTGACACAGTGACAGAAAGTATTAGCAGCCGATACAATAATGTTCCATTTAATGGGAGCTTTTACTCGAGGCAGAGAGTCTATGGTTATTACTGACTGAATATTTCATATTGTAGAGTCAGCGAATGTTTGAGGGAATGTAAATTTCAAAGTAACCCATGCCTTTAATTCTAACTGTTGTTGACCTTTGGAGTGTAGCTGGTGCAAAGgtgtgcaaaataaaaatctgaatcctttatttttttattcatagtGTGGAATGATGAGACTAATGCATACTTGCAGTCTGTGATTCACTTTATTAATGAAGTGCTGGCAGGTATGCAGAACACCCACACTGCTTCAATAGCCCAGCCAGCCTTAATGGCTATAATAACTCTTTCACTAAGTATCAGAGGTCTATGCAATGTCATCAGACCCCCCtttcccaaacacacacacatgagcccCCCACTAAACCACCGCCACTGAGTTCTCTCAAATTTGCCAAATGCT contains the following coding sequences:
- the cadm2a gene encoding cell adhesion molecule 2a isoform X5, coding for MNLKSNLIFTLYTIYGILLKVMASKGKARGVSGQYPLVQNMTVTEGGTANMTCRVAYNDNTSLQWSNPAQQTLFFGDKKALRDNRIELVRASSSELTISISDVMLSDEGMYTCSLFTMPVRTAKAYLTVLGVPEKPEIDGLTKPAMEGDHITLTCMTQGSKPAADLRWFRNEKEIKGAKEVNASGKTFTVRSSLQLHVDRNDDGVAYTCKVDHVALTQTPQQATEVLEVHYAPRVEIVNSLAVPQEGQYLKLECVSKGNPSPDPVKWTKDGAELPDLDRMIVEGRELTFTSLNKTDNGTYRCEAGNHLGTSSAEYVLYVYDVPTTLPPSTTPHLHPIPPEPTALLGTHDSDPTVTGNRGLFTDCG
- the cadm2a gene encoding cell adhesion molecule 2a isoform X6: MNLKSNLIFTLYTIYGILLKVMASKGKARGVSGQYPLVQNMTVTEGGTANMTCRVAYNDNTSLQWSNPAQQTLFFGDKKALRDNRIELVRASSSELTISISDVMLSDEGMYTCSLFTMPVRTAKAYLTVLGVPEKPEIDGLTKPAMEGDHITLTCMTQGSKPAADLRWFRNEKEIKGAKEVNASGKTFTVRSSLQLHVDRNDDGVAYTCKVDHVALTQTPQQATEVLEVHYAPRVEIVNSLAVPQEGQYLKLECVSKGNPSPDPVKWTKDGAELPDLDRMIVEGRELTFTSLNKTDNGTYRCEAGNHLGTSSAEYVLYVYDVPTTLPPSTTPHLHPIPPEPTALLGTHDSDPTVTGNRGL
- the cadm2a gene encoding cell adhesion molecule 2a isoform X7, with the protein product MNLKSNLIFTLYTIYGILLKVMASKGKARGVSGQYPLVQNMTVTEGGTANMTCRVAYNDNTSLQWSNPAQQTLFFGDKKALRDNRIELVRASSSELTISISDVMLSDEGMYTCSLFTMPVRTAKAYLTVLGVPEKPEIDGLTKPAMEGDHITLTCMTQGSKPAADLRWFRNEKEIKGAKEVNASGKTFTVRSSLQLHVDRNDDGVAYTCKVDHVALTQTPQQATEVLEVHYAPRVEIVNSLAVPQEGQYLKLECVSKGNPSPDPVKWTKDGAELPDLDRMIVEGRELTFTSLNKTDNGTYRCEAGNHLGTSSAEYVLYVYDVPTTLPPSTTPHLHPIPPEPTALLGTHDSDPTVTGNRV
- the cadm2a gene encoding cell adhesion molecule 2a isoform X4, giving the protein MNLKSNLIFTLYTIYGILLKVMASKGKARGVSGQYPLVQNMTVTEGGTANMTCRVAYNDNTSLQWSNPAQQTLFFGDKKALRDNRIELVRASSSELTISISDVMLSDEGMYTCSLFTMPVRTAKAYLTVLGVPEKPEIDGLTKPAMEGDHITLTCMTQGSKPAADLRWFRNEKEIKGAKEVNASGKTFTVRSSLQLHVDRNDDGVAYTCKVDHVALTQTPQQATEVLEVHYAPRVEIVNSLAVPQEGQYLKLECVSKGNPSPDPVKWTKDGAELPDLDRMIVEGRELTFTSLNKTDNGTYRCEAGNHLGTSSAEYVLYVYDVPTTLPPSTTPHLHPIPPEPTALLGTHDSDPTVTGNRETQEERGLSVYLHGI